Part of the Chlamydia muridarum str. Nigg genome is shown below.
AATCAACTCAAACAGATCTGTGATCATCCCGCTATTTATTTCAAAGACCCTGAGTCTTATAAAAACTATGCCTCCGGGAAATGGGCTGCCTTTGTGAAATTACTAAATGACTCCCTAGCTTCCGGATATAAAGTCGTCGTTTTCTCTCAATACATTCAAATGATCCGCATCATTTCTCTGTATCTAGAAGAACAGAACATCCAATATGCTTTAGTACAAGGGAAATCCCAGAATAGAAAAGAAGAAATCGACCGCTTCTCAAATGATCCAAACTGCCGCGTCTTTATAGGGTCTCTACTTGCAGCAGGTACAGGAATTAACCTAACAGCAGGGAATGTCGTGATCATGTACGACCGCTGGTGGAATCCTGCTAAAGAAAATCAAGCTTTGGACCGCGTACACAGAATTGGGCAAAAAAACACTGTTTTCATTTACAAACTTGTAACTGAAGATACTCTCGAAGAGCATATCCACTACCTAATAGAAAAGAAAATGCGCTTATTGAATCAAGTAACGACAACTCAAGACTCCAATATTCTGCATGTTTTGAATCGCGAGGATTTAATCACTATTCTTTCTTACAAGGATGAGCATGGGTTATCTGACGAAGTTCAAGAAGACTCTGGAGATTCTTAGAAAAAGAAAGTATTGACCTTTTATTCTTCTTTTTACGTATTACCTTGATTTTTTCCTTCTAGGAACTATAATTCGGGAGGGGTATCGTCTTGCAGCCAAGGGGATGTTGTAAAGACATACGAAGATGGCGGTATGGAAGCCATAAAAAGGCCTCAACGACTGTTAGAGAGGTGATTTCATGCCATTTGCAAAAGAAGCAGATCTACAGCGCACGTGTTGGAAGTGCGAAGGCAGCGTATCCGCTTGCATGCCCCAATGTCCCTACTGCAGCGCTTTTCTTCAGGATCCGCCTGTAACGAACAAAGGGTTCTCCTCTTGCCATATTACTTTCCCTTCCGAAGCTTCTCAAAAAAGTGGCGATAGTGATCTTTTTGCTGTTTCTTCGGAAGATTGGGAAGCTGTGCTCAACAGTCAGGACTCATTCGAAACTCCTGTCCAAGAACCTACCTCTTCTCAATGGGAATGGCTCCAGTATTGGCCAACCGCGGCTCTTTTCTTAGGCTGCGGATTCCTTGCTTTTTCTCTGATTATTCTCTTGTTTTCTACAGATTCTGGTCTCGTTCTTTGTTGGCCAAAAAATCGCTCGTATATTTATGCACTAGTTGGTTCTTTTCTGGCTTATCGAGGATATCGCTCGCTTCCCGACAGTTCAAAATAACACTTCTTTTGCCGCAAATTTCTCTCCTTTCGCTATTTCTCCTGATTGAGATTTTATCCCGCCAAATGTACAATCCAAAAATATATTTGTCTGGAGAGACTGTCTTTTCCCGTTCTAAAAGCATTAAGGGAGAGAAACCTTTCCTCTTAAGGCTAATCATCTCATGTGGATCGTTGCAATCCTAAACACTCTTTAAAAAGGAAACACTATGAATGAAGCTTTCGACTGTGTAGTGATTGGAGCAGGGCCTGGAGGCTATGTTGCCGCCATTACTGCCGCCCAAGCAGGATTAAAAACTGCGCTAATCGAAGAGCGGGAAGCTGGAGGAACCTGTTTAAACCGGGGATGCATTCCTTCTAAAGCTCTACTTGCATCGGCAGAAATTGTTGCCCAAATACGCCATGCTGACCAATTTGGCATTCATATTAATGGTTTCAGCATTGACTATCCCGCTATGGTACAAAGAAAGGATACTGTTGTTCGCAGTATTCGTGATGGGCTTAATGGCTTGATTCGTAGCAACAAAATCACTGTGTTTTCTGGAAGAGGTTCCTTAATTTCTTCAACAGAAGTAAAAATTTTGGGGGAAACTCCTTCTGTAATCAAAGCACAATCCATTATCCTGGCTACAGGATCTGAACCTAGAGCCTTTCCTGGGGTCCCTTTTTCCCAACAATCTCCTAGAATCTTATGCTCGACAGGAGTTCTTAACCTAAAAGAAATCCCTCAAAAAATGGCTATTATCGGAGGTGGGGTCATTGGATGTGAATTCGCTTCCTTATTCCATACCCTAGGATCAGAAGTTTCCGTCATCGAAGCAAGCCAACAAATTCTAGCCCTGAATAATCCAGATATTTCGAAAACCATGTTCGATAAGTTCACGCGTCATGGCATTCGCTTTATGTTAGGAGCGTCTGTGTCGAGCATTGAGGATATGGGTGATCGCGTTCGACTAACTATTAACGGAAATATTGAAGAATACGATTACGTTCTCGTATCCATAGGACGTCGATTGAATACAGAAAATATTGGATTAGATAAAGCCGGTGTGATTTGTGACGAACGCGGAGTCATCCCTACAGATTCCACTATGCGCACTAACGTTCCTAATATTTATGCTATTGGAGATATCACAGGGAAATGGCAACTTGCCCATGTGGCCTCCCACCAGGGAATTGTTGCTGCTCGAAATATAGCTGGACATAAGGATGAAATCGATTATTCTGCAGTCCCTTCCGTAATTTTTACTTTCCCGGAAGTTGCATCCGTGGGACTTTCTCCGACATCAGCTCAACAACAAGGAATTCCTGTCAAAGTAACGAAATTCCCATTCCGAGCCATTGGGAAAGCCGTTGCTATGGGCGAATCCGACGGATTTGCTGCCATTATCAGCCATGAAACTTCTCAGCAAATTCTAGGTGCTTACGTTATTGGCCCTCACGCCTCTTCTCTTATTTCCGAAATCACCTTAGCTATTCGCAATGAGCTGACCCTCCCCTGCATTTATGAAACCATCCATGCACATCCAACCTTAGCAGAAGTTTGGGCAGAAAGTGCACTATTGGCCGTTGATACCCCGTTACATATGCCCCCTACTAGAAAATGAGTAATTCCCCAGAATCCTCAACTCCCAAGCAGTCCATCCCAGCACGATTCCCCAAATGGTTGCGACAAAAACTTCCTCTAGGGAAAGTATTTTCTCGAACTGATGGCACTATAAAAAATAAGGGGCTCCCCACTGTTTGTGAAGAAGCCTCTTGTCCCAATCGCACGCATTGTTGGTCCAGACATACCGCTACATACCTTGCATTGGGTGATGCATGTACACGTCGCTGTGGCTTTTGTGATATTGATTTCACTAAAAAACCTCTTCCCCCAGATCCTCAAGAAGGAGAGAAAATCGCTGCTTCCGCAAAAGCATTGGGCCTAAAACATATCGTGATCACCATGGTTTCTCGCGATGATTTGGAGGATGGCGGAGCAGATGCTCTAGCTCGTATCATTACAACCTTACATATAGAACTTCCAGAAGCTACTATTGAAGTTCTAGCCTCTGATTTTGAAGGGAACATTGATGCTTTACACCATCTACTTGATGCACGTATTGCCATCTATAACCATAATGTAGAAACTGTAGAACGACTATCTCCCCTTGTTCGTCATAAAGCAACCTACCGACGGTCTCTGATGATGTTAGAGCAGGCTGCACAATACCTCCCAGACCTTATGATTAAGTCTGGTATAATGGTAGGATTAGGAGAACAGGAAAGCGAAATCAAGCAAACGTTAAAAGATCTTGCAGATCATGGCGTTAAGATAGTTACTATAGGACAATACCTTCGTCCTTCGCGAAGACATATTCCTGTGAAAAGCTATGTTTCTCCAGAAACATTTGATTATTATCGATCCGTAGGGGAGGCTTTGGGTCTTTTCATTTATGCAGGACCTTTCGTTCGTTCTAGCTTTAATGCAGATGCTGTTTTTGAAGCTATGAGTCAACGAGAGCGCCTGTCCGCTTCTATACAATAGCTAAAAACCAACTCATAACCCACTAAGCTTAAACATCCTTTAACATAAAAAATGTTCCCGATTGGCACTAATCTCCCCATTTGCTATGGTGAGTAAAAAGGTGTGCGTGGGTTATGTTTCGTTATACTCTTTCTCGATCCTTATTTTTTATTTTTGCTCTTTTTTGTTGTTCGGCATGTGACAGTCGCTCCATGATTGCTCATGGACTCACTGGACGTGAGGCCAACGAGATTGTGGTTCTCCTAGTAAGTAAAGGAGTATCCGCACAAAAAGTTCCTCAAGTAGCTGGTTCGTCAGGAGGGGGATCTTCAGAGCAACTTTGGGATATCTCGGTTCCTGCAGCACAAATCACAGAAGCTCTTGCTATCCTAAATCAGGCAGGGCTCCCTCGAATGAAAGGAACTAGCCTCCTCGATCTTTTTGCGAAACAAGGGCTTGTGCCTTCTGAAATGCAAGAAAAAATCCGTTACCAAGAAGGTCTTTCTGAACAAATGGCTACAACCATTAGAAAGATGGATGGTATCGTTGATGCTAGTGTACAGATTTCCTTCTCTCCAGAAGAAGATCAACTTCCACTAACAGCCTCTGTTTATATTAAACACAGAGGTGTTTTAGATAATCCTAACAGCATTATGGTTTCAAAAATCAAACGCTTGGTAGCGAGTGCTGTTCCTGGCCTTTGTCCTGAAAATGTTTCTGTAGTAAGCGACCGCGCTTCTTACAGTGACATTACTATTAACGGACCTTGGGGCCTCTCCGATGAGATCGATTATGTCTCCGTTTGGGGCATTATCCTTGCTAAGAATTCTCTCACTAAATTCCGACTTGTTTTCTATTTCCTGATTCTTCTGCTCTTTGTTCTTTCTTGCGGCCTTCTTTGGGTTATTTGGAAAACTCACTCATTAATTGGTGCTTTGGGAGGAACAAAAGGGTTCTTTGATCCTGCTCCATACTCACAGCTTGCTTTCACACAAAATAAGGCAGCTGCTGCTAAGGAGACTTCAGAAGCAACAGAAAGCACAGGAGGGGCTCAGCCAGCATCAGAAGAATCCCCTAAAGAGAATGTAGAAAAACAAGAAGAGAATAACGAGGACGCTTAAGTGACTGCAAATACATTTGGGGTTCTTAATATCCTAATGAAGCATGCAAAAGCCGATGATCTCGCGCAGTTTTTACCAGAACATCTGTTGTTAGACTCGCCTCATCATCAGGATATCCCGTTGCAGTCATTATCTTTTAACATGCGTTGGTTAGCAACTATTCATCCTTCCTGGATTAGTGTTGCTATGAAAGAGTTCCCTCCTGTTGTACAGTCACAATTATTAGCCTGGTTGCCACATCCTTTAACACAAGAGCTCCTTCCTCTATTAGATGCAAAGGTTACTCCAGCTACTAATCGTTGCTTAGATTTTGGAGCTTTCTATCTATTAGATCTACTGAGCAAGAAAGTACGGCCTCCAGGAATTATAGAAGAAATTTTCCTTCCAGCGTCTCCCTTCAATGCTATGCTGTACTATTCAGGAACGACAAAAATGTCCCTGATTAATTGTCTAGGCCTTTACTCTCTAGCTCAAGAAATGCGTAATGTGGTTGACCGCGTAGTTATCGACCGTGTGCAACGCGAGCTGTCTGAAACCGAGCGGATGTTTTTAGCCTATTGTAAAACACATCCTATGAAACATCTCGAACCAACAGCTTTCTTGGCCTCTTGGGAAGAAACTGAGACGTTGCGTCATTTTATTCACGTTCAAGGCTTACGCTTCTTAGCTCGAGCTTTGGCAAAAGAAGATAGCTCTTTCCTTTGGTACTTTATTCGCAGACTAGATGTCGGAAGGGGATACATTTTTGAGAAGGCATTACAGAGTTTATTGGACAACCCTCACAATGAATATTTTCGAGAACGTTTAGAACACTGTATTAGTATTCTTGTACAATAAAATCTGGGAGTTCTCTTCACTTTTATTACACTCCCACACATGAAAAAGAAGCACTGAATAGCATTGTAGATTTTTTCTATGATGGCTATGTTAAAAACGAGAGCGATCGAGAGAAAGACCCTCGGTCCCTGTGTAAAAAAGAATGAGATCCTTGTCCGGCTACCCATAATAAGGACATACCTCATCGCGTTGGGAATAAAGTAACGAGCAAAGGAGCGAGGTTCCCTGCCTGTTGGCTTTGCCAAAGGATCCCCACCTCGTCAAAAGGATGAAATTTTTCAGTTTAATATTTAAAGACCAAGAGGTCGTCCCGAATAAAAAAGTTCTCTCTCCAGACGCCTATACTACCGTGTTAAATGCCCAAGAACTTCTAGAAAAAACACAAGAAGATTGCGATGCTTACACACAGCATACGCATGAAGAATGTGCAAATCTCCGAGCAGAAGCAAAAAATCAGGGATTTCAAGAAGGGAGTGAGGCTTGGAGCAAACAGCTCGCCTTTCTCATTACAGAAACACAGGCTATGCGAGACCAAATCAAATCCTCTCTCGTGCCTTTAGCTATTGCAAGTGTGAAGAAAATTATCGGTAAGGAATTAGAAACAAAACCTGAGACCGTAGTATCTATCATTTCAGAGTCTTTAAAAGAGCTCACACAAAACAAGCGGATCGTGATTCATATAAATCCCCAGGATCTTGCCATTGTCGAGCAACATCGCCCAGAGTTAAAAAAACTCGTAGAATATGCTGATGTGCTTTTACTCTCTCCTAAAGCTAGTGTGTCCCCCGGAGGATGCATTATTGAGACTGAGACTGGCATCGTGAATGCTCAGCTTGATGTGCAACTAGCCGCCTTAGAACAAGCTTTCTCCGCTGCCTTGAAACAAAAACAACCTACAGAAACCTTTTCAACCGATCAGACTCAAAGCAAAGAAGGCTAGGTATTTGATTTTATGCGATTGATTTGTCGAATTTTCTTCTTTCTATGCGTACTTAGTGCTCCCCAGGGCTTTTCCAACGTCTGTTCTGATGCTTCCTGTTCTAAAGTACAGGGATCCTCTTCTTGCCGACCATGTGGGGCTACTCCTCAACAGGAGATTCAGGATTCTCCAGGAACCCCACCCCCCCCCTTTCGCTGTCCATCTTACAGACAACCAGTAGAAGCTCAGGATCTCCTTGCTTCTCAAGAAGATCTTTCTTCCGGAGCCTTTTCAGACACGTATCCAGATTTAACCACACAAGCGGTTATTATATTATTCCTTGCGCTTTCTCCCTTTCTGGTTATGCTTCTGACCTCCTATCTGAAGATTATTATCACGTTAGTCCTACTCAGAAATGCCTTGGGAGTACAACAAACTCCTCCTAGCCAAGTCCTCAACGGGATTGCCTTGATTCTGTCTATCTATGTCATGTTCCCTACTGGAATGGCTATGTATAACGACGCTAAAAAAGGCATTGAATCTGATGCCGTTCCTCGAGACCTTTTTTCTGCAGAGGGGGCGGAAACGGTATTTGTTGCCTTAAATAAATCGAAAGAACCTCTTCGTTCTTTCCTAATTAACAACACCCCTAAACCACAAATTCAAAGTTTTTATAAAATTTCACAGAAAACATTCCCTCCGGAACTTCGCCAACAATTGACCCCTTCTGATTTTGTAGTCGTCATTCCTGCTTTCATCATGGGCCAAATTAAGAATGCTTTTGAAATTGGGGTTTTGATTTATTTGCCTTTCTTTGTCATCGATTTGGTAACCGCAAACGTTTTGGTTGCTATGCAGATGATGATGCTTTCTCCACTGTCCATCTCTCTTCCTCTTAAGCTTCTTCTTGTGGTCATGGTAGATGGATGGACCTTACTACTCGAAGGATTGATGATTAGTTTTAAATAAGAGACTTCCCTATGCTGATGCTTGCAACAAGTTTCAAATCCATGCTGTTTGAATATTCATATGAAGCCCTCTTGTTAATTCTAATCATTTCTGCTCCTCCAATCATTTTGGCCTCTATTGTTGGGATTATGGTGGCCATTTTTCAAGCGGCAACACAGATTCAAGAGCAAACATTTGCCTTTGCCATTAAGTTAGTCGTTATTTTCGGAACGCTTATGATTACAGGCGGATGGTTGTGTAGTATGATTTTACGATTTGCGGCTCAAATTTTTACAAATTTTTACAAGTGGAAGTAGATCGCCATGGCCACTCTACCTGATGTTCTTTCTGGACTAGGGTCTTCCTATATCGATTATATATTCCAGAAGCCTGCTGATTACGTTTGGACCGTTTTCCTTCTACTTTCCGCTCGCATGTTATCCATACTTGCACTCGTTCCTTTCCTAGGAGCCAAACTCTTTCCCTCACCTATTAAAATCGGCATCGCATTTTCTTGGATGGGAGTAATCTTTCCCAAAGTGATACAAGACACGACAATTGCTCATTATCAAGATCTAGATATCTTTTATATTCTTCTAATTAAAGAGATTGTGATTGGAGTGTTAATTGGGTTCTTATTTTCCTTTCCTTTTTATGCAGCCCAATCTGCAGGGTCCTTTATTACTAACCAACAAGGGATACAAGGATTAGAGGGAGCAACCTCTCTTGTATCTATAGAACAAACTTCCCCTCACGGAATTTTTTACCATTATTTCGTGACTATAGTTTTCTGGCTGGTTGGAGGACATCGTATTATCCTATCCGTGCTTTTACAGTCACTTGAGGTCATCCCTATTCATGCTGTCTTCCCTGAAGAGATGATGTCATTACGAGCTCCTATATGGATCGCTATATTAAAGATGTGTCAATTATGTCTGATTATGACCATACAGTTAAGCGCTCCTGCAGCAGTGGCTATGCTTATGTCCGATTTATTCTTAGGAATCATCAACCGAATGGCTCCTCAAGTACAGGTGATCTATTTACTTTCTGCTCTTAAAGCTTTTCTAGGCCTGCTATTTCTAACCCTAGCCTGGTGGTTCATTGTGAAACAAATCGATTATTTCACTTTAGCATGGTTTAAAGAAATCCCTGTTATGCTCTTTGGAGCTCATCCTCCTAAAGTGCTTTGATATGGAGAGGATTTTTCGGCAAAAAGAAACTCCCTCCTTACAAAAGAGGGAGTTTAGCCTTTAGATGAAAAATTTGTGTCCTTAAAAAATCCTAACTTTTATCCATCGTGATGAGTTGTATCTTTGCGTTGCCCTTGAGCAAGCAGCACTACAATGATACAAAGCACGATAAACGAAAGCACAAAAGAAGGAGCCTTTATTAGCCAGTAAAGAGAAACCCCACAGACTAAAGCATTTTTGATAGGCCCATTCTTAGCATAATAGCTTTGAAGGTTTTGCAGTACAGATAGAATCTCGGAGTAAAAACCAAGGACTACCCCAGAAGCAACGAATAATCCCCCAACCCAAGATACACAGTTAGCTATAATCCCAAAAACAATTAAAGCCCCACTAATTGCCTCGCAAGCATGATGAGATAAAAATCTCTTCATCCCCCCAACTTTGGGACTAGCGTGCAAATCACGTACTTTTTGTTTGAATGAACCAAACTTAGAGGACGATGGTTCTTGTGAGGAGCCCTCTTTTTGTATCTCGTCCGCCATAAGCCATACCTGATTTTTTTCTTTTTATTAAACTAATCTCGTATTAAACAATTATCAAAAGATAATTTAAATATAAACACAAAAAACCATTTAATTAGTTTTTCTTCTTGAAACGCAACGACTTCTGCCCCCTCCCCCATTTTCTGGATCTAGGACAAAAATATAATCCCCCGCAGTTCCCAACGTGTAATCAAAAACCTTTTTATTAAGCAAAACCAGCAAGTCATATCGATGGAGAATCACCTGCGTCTTATCCTGTAATTCCGTACGAAAATCTGTCCTTGTTTTAAAAAATTCTAACGCAGCGGCTTGACCGTAAGTCTTAACGGCAAGTTCCTGTTGTCGAGCGCTTGCCCACACTTCTTGACGCACATGCTCTAATTCTGCATAAGCTCTGGGATCGCTCACAAACGCCTGAAGAATAACCGGATCTGCAAATAGTAGATTTAATCTACCCTTATTCGTGTTCTTCTCCTCATAATGCAAAAAGTGCAGTAAAGACCGAGAAGTTTTAGTCCCCTTTAACATCGCATACAACCACCCTGCTTCTTCAGAAGGGAGCACTAAGGTTTCTATACTATCGGCCCCCTGTTCCCGGGCACGAGTAATAATTATATCCTTCTGATCAAGCAACGCCCGAATCACTCGATCCTCTGCCCCTTGAGGAATGATCCCGGTCTGAACATATAACGTATGTAGCAATCGCGAAAAAATGGAATATGCCGAATAAGTATCCCCATAATCTTCAGGTGATTCTTTAAGCAAAGAATATAAATTGAATCTGGAATTATTAGGAGGACGAGAAAAAGGCACCTCTAATAAACGATAACGCTTCTGTCGAACGGTTACACTATCCCGTTCCTTTTCTTGCAAACAAATCTCTTCCTTTTTCATCTGAGGGGATAATCGTTTATGTTTGTCCCTATAAACTACTTCGGAAATAGCAGACTGCTGAGCAGAAAATACAACTTCTTCCCTTTCCAACAGCTTAGAATAGGCGACTCTCTTACGTGCCCCAGCGGCATCAAATGATACTACAGTCAGTAATGAAGTTAAGCATAGTAATGTGAACAGAAAATGCATGTGCTCTACCCACCTACTGCAAAAACATAAGAAAGAGTTCTTGGTGGTAAAGCCCCTGATTTCCTTACCAACGTCAAATACACCCTATCTGTTCTCCTACCTAATTCCTGCTGCCGAAGAACTCTCCATTCTACAGAAAGCACTTGTTTCCACAATGGAAACGTTTCCTGACGCCCCTCCATTCTTTCGCTAGATATCACTAAAGAAAGCTCTTGATCATTGGGATCGTAAAGGAGTTTCCCTTGAACAAGACCTGCTAAATCTGGATCAACATACACTCCTCGATCAAAAGAAAAGACCAGCTCTTGCCCTTCTTCTATAGAGGTAGTTGATAGAAAAATATCTCTGAGCAGCCGATACATTTTTCCGTCATGCAGAAACGTTCTATAGATATGTGCTTTCTCTTTATGAGATACCCATATCCGACGAGTCCAATACCCTAAAGAGCCGAGCAGTAGGCTAATGAGCACGCAAGCTACTAAAAATTCCGAAAGTAGAAACGAACGTTTCCCTTTTATCTTTCTAAACATAAGCACCTCTGCACAGTGGCTCCCTGTTTTTGCCCCGGGAATATATCTACCGTAGCATCCAGGGAGCACAAGAGTAGGCCCTCCGCATCACGTTTCTCCTGTCGAATAGCTATAGTATAGGTGTAGGGGACTGTGATAGGCTCCCCCCTACTCGTATACAAATAGACCCCGATCAGCTCCCCCTCCCCTTGAAGAGAAAAAGTCCCCATTTCCATCTGCTGAATAACCTTATCCTCTACAGCAAAAAAACAATGATCAACCAATGCGGGCAGTTGTAAGCGAAAAATATCCCCTTCAAATGAGCGGGTTATCCGCGTGTAGAAAACCACACTAGGAATCAATACCGTGCAAAGAAGGGAAAGAGAAAGAAGCACCTCCATCAATAAAAAACTGCGTTTTCTCTTGAAGGCCATTCTTCTTCTTATCCTCGCTGTTCACTTTTTAATTTCTTAGATAACACAACAATGTCATCTCCCCTGTCATTCATTTTGACAATGAGATCCTCTCCCCAGGCATCTTTAAGAAGCTTCTTGCCTTCCTTACACCAAGCAGAATTGTCTAAAAGGGTCTCCTTGTTCGCAATAACCTCCTTCAGAGACAAATTTCCGGAAGCGTACTCCATCATAAGAACATCATAGACGCGAGCACAATTTTGCTCCGTTTGGAAGACCTTTCCTTTTTGTAGACTTCCTCGCATATTAAAAGCCAAAGCCCCACTGATGATGCCAATGAGAGTAATAACCACCATCATTTCAATTAACGTGATGGATTGCTTTCTTTTTTTTGTTTTCCCCACAGTTTCCCCCTATAGTTAAAACGTTTGAATACCACTTGTTAACGGAAGAAGAATGGATAACATAATCAATCCAATAAACCCTCCTAACAACACCAGAACAATGGGCTGACACCAGGCCGTTAACCAAGCTAAAACCCTTTGAATATCTTCGTTATAAATTTGCGCAATATGCGCGAATACCACGGAAAGATCCCCAGATTCCTCTCCTAGGGCAACCATCCCTGTAACCAATTTGGGGGTCCAAGAATAGCGCGATAACTCCCGACTCAAAGACCCTCCTCGAATGACTGCTTGAATCACTGTCTGCAATTCTTCTCGTAAAAAATCTTGAGGAATAGCCCCACAACCCAACTTAAGAGCCTCAATTAGATTTCCTCCCCCCTGCAAAACGGCAGAAGCTACTGAGCAGAAGCGACAAAAGCCTATTTTAATGATGAAGTTGCGTAAGATAGGGATGTTTTTTACTAACCCTTCTATAGTCTTTCTTCCGATCTGCTTCTTCCAAATTGTGCGAAAAGCCCCTCCCCCAATAACTCCCCCTATCAGGAGGAAAAACTGATACTTACAAAACCATTCGCTGCACGAAAAAACGATTTTTGTAAGCCCTGTCGTCTCTATATCTTCAAAACTCTCTTTTAAAGAAGGAATGACTCCCACCAAGAAAAACACGATCACCGCACATGAAAATACCAACAAGATTGCTGGATAACTTAATGCAGCTGAAATATTTTTGGATAATTTCTCTTTCTCTTCCAATACCTTAGTGATATTCACTAAGGCCCCTTCTAAATTACCAACGCTCTCTCCAGAACGCACGCTGTTTTGATAAAAAGAATCGAAAATTGTGGGGTATTTAGCCAAAGCCTCTGAAAACACTCCTCCGGAACGTAAAGCCTCCATTAGAGATGTAAGAATCCCTGCCAAAGCACGCCCTTGATACTGATCTCGCAAAGAAGCTAGGGAATCGTATAAAGAAACCCCTGAACGTAATAGCAAGGATAACTGCTTTGTAAAAATAACTAACTCAGACGTAGGGACTCGATAGTTTCTTTCACGAACTTTGCGAATATCCAAAATCCGAGCTCCCTGAGACATAAGGAGTTCTCTGGCCTCTTGTTGATGAAAAGCCTCTACAAAAGAGCGTCGTTTTTTCTCTTTCTGGTCAAGATATGTGCATAGAAATCTAGCCATATCCCCTCCTCCTGCTATTCTGACCGTTTAGCGACACGTAAAACTTCAGAGAGAGTCGTCTCTCCTGCAAGAGCTAGTTCTACTCCATGCTCAAGCAAAGGCCGATATCCCTCTTGCTCTGCTACGCCTCGCAAAACATGATAAGGCTTCCCTAATGCAATTTCAGAGCGAAGGGTCGTCGTAATATCGACAAACTCATAAATCCCCTGTCTCCCTTTGTATCCTGAACGAAAACATTGGGAACACCCGCGACCTTTATACAAAGGAGCATAAGGGTCTTTTCCTAACGCCTTTAGCAAAGCTCGTTCTTGTACATCTGCTTCACATATTTCTTTACAATGCTTGCAAATCCTACGAACTAGTCGTTGAGCAACAGCTCCTATCATGGTTGCAGACAATAAATAAGACTCGACCCCCATATCTAAAAGACGTGGTATCGCGGATACAGCATCATTAGTATGAAGAGTAGTAACAACTAAATGCCCTGTTAAAGCTGCTTGAATTGCAATCTCTGCAGTTTCTTGATCACGAATTTCTCCAACCATAAGAACATCCGGATCCTGCCTTAACAAATGACGAAGCCCTCTGGAAAAGGTAAGCCCTATCTTAGGTTTTACAGCAATTTGAGCAATCCCAGGGAGCTTATACTCCGGAGGATCTTCAATAGTCATAATATTCGTAAAAGGCCCGGACAGATGTTGTAAAACACTATATAACGTTGTGGTCTTCCCGCTTCCTGTAGGACCTGTAACCAACAAAATACCTTCAGGGACACTAATTGCTTTTCTAAAAGAAGCTTCCATTTTGGGAAGCA
Proteins encoded:
- the lipA gene encoding lipoyl synthase — translated: MSNSPESSTPKQSIPARFPKWLRQKLPLGKVFSRTDGTIKNKGLPTVCEEASCPNRTHCWSRHTATYLALGDACTRRCGFCDIDFTKKPLPPDPQEGEKIAASAKALGLKHIVITMVSRDDLEDGGADALARIITTLHIELPEATIEVLASDFEGNIDALHHLLDARIAIYNHNVETVERLSPLVRHKATYRRSLMMLEQAAQYLPDLMIKSGIMVGLGEQESEIKQTLKDLADHGVKIVTIGQYLRPSRRHIPVKSYVSPETFDYYRSVGEALGLFIYAGPFVRSSFNADAVFEAMSQRERLSASIQ
- the sctR gene encoding type III secretion system export apparatus subunit SctR, which encodes MRLICRIFFFLCVLSAPQGFSNVCSDASCSKVQGSSSCRPCGATPQQEIQDSPGTPPPPFRCPSYRQPVEAQDLLASQEDLSSGAFSDTYPDLTTQAVIILFLALSPFLVMLLTSYLKIIITLVLLRNALGVQQTPPSQVLNGIALILSIYVMFPTGMAMYNDAKKGIESDAVPRDLFSAEGAETVFVALNKSKEPLRSFLINNTPKPQIQSFYKISQKTFPPELRQQLTPSDFVVVIPAFIMGQIKNAFEIGVLIYLPFFVIDLVTANVLVAMQMMMLSPLSISLPLKLLLVVMVDGWTLLLEGLMISFK
- the cdsS gene encoding SctS family type III secretion system export apparatus subunit CdsS, which encodes MLMLATSFKSMLFEYSYEALLLILIISAPPIILASIVGIMVAIFQAATQIQEQTFAFAIKLVVIFGTLMITGGWLCSMILRFAAQIFTNFYKWK
- a CDS encoding HrpE/YscL family type III secretion apparatus protein, with protein sequence MKFFSLIFKDQEVVPNKKVLSPDAYTTVLNAQELLEKTQEDCDAYTQHTHEECANLRAEAKNQGFQEGSEAWSKQLAFLITETQAMRDQIKSSLVPLAIASVKKIIGKELETKPETVVSIISESLKELTQNKRIVIHINPQDLAIVEQHRPELKKLVEYADVLLLSPKASVSPGGCIIETETGIVNAQLDVQLAALEQAFSAALKQKQPTETFSTDQTQSKEG
- the lpdA gene encoding dihydrolipoyl dehydrogenase, which codes for MNEAFDCVVIGAGPGGYVAAITAAQAGLKTALIEEREAGGTCLNRGCIPSKALLASAEIVAQIRHADQFGIHINGFSIDYPAMVQRKDTVVRSIRDGLNGLIRSNKITVFSGRGSLISSTEVKILGETPSVIKAQSIILATGSEPRAFPGVPFSQQSPRILCSTGVLNLKEIPQKMAIIGGGVIGCEFASLFHTLGSEVSVIEASQQILALNNPDISKTMFDKFTRHGIRFMLGASVSSIEDMGDRVRLTINGNIEEYDYVLVSIGRRLNTENIGLDKAGVICDERGVIPTDSTMRTNVPNIYAIGDITGKWQLAHVASHQGIVAARNIAGHKDEIDYSAVPSVIFTFPEVASVGLSPTSAQQQGIPVKVTKFPFRAIGKAVAMGESDGFAAIISHETSQQILGAYVIGPHASSLISEITLAIRNELTLPCIYETIHAHPTLAEVWAESALLAVDTPLHMPPTRK
- the sctJ gene encoding type III secretion system inner membrane ring lipoprotein SctJ; protein product: MFRYTLSRSLFFIFALFCCSACDSRSMIAHGLTGREANEIVVLLVSKGVSAQKVPQVAGSSGGGSSEQLWDISVPAAQITEALAILNQAGLPRMKGTSLLDLFAKQGLVPSEMQEKIRYQEGLSEQMATTIRKMDGIVDASVQISFSPEEDQLPLTASVYIKHRGVLDNPNSIMVSKIKRLVASAVPGLCPENVSVVSDRASYSDITINGPWGLSDEIDYVSVWGIILAKNSLTKFRLVFYFLILLLFVLSCGLLWVIWKTHSLIGALGGTKGFFDPAPYSQLAFTQNKAAAAKETSEATESTGGAQPASEESPKENVEKQEENNEDA